A single genomic interval of Rhizobium leguminosarum bv. trifolii WSM1325 harbors:
- a CDS encoding HNH endonuclease (PFAM: HNH endonuclease~SMART: HNH nuclease~KEGG: rec:RHECIAT_CH0004054 putative endonuclease protein), with amino-acid sequence MTIAVSPQALPALVLNADYRPLSYYPLSLWSWQDAIKAVFLDRVNIIAEYEHSVSSPSFSMRLPSVVCLKTYVQPSRNPAFTRFNVFLRDRFECQYCGAHDDLTFDHVIPRAHGGETTWENVVAACSPCNLRKGSKLPKQASMFPAQKPYQPTVQDLHNNGRLFPPNYLHESWLDYLYWDTELQP; translated from the coding sequence TTGACGATTGCAGTCTCCCCACAGGCCCTGCCGGCGCTCGTTCTGAACGCTGACTACCGGCCGCTGAGTTATTACCCCTTGTCGTTGTGGTCCTGGCAGGACGCGATCAAGGCGGTATTTCTCGACCGTGTGAACATCATTGCAGAATATGAACATTCGGTTTCTTCGCCGAGCTTTTCGATGCGGCTTCCGAGTGTCGTGTGCCTGAAGACTTACGTTCAGCCGTCCCGCAATCCCGCGTTCACCCGGTTCAACGTCTTCCTGCGCGACCGGTTCGAATGCCAGTATTGCGGCGCCCATGACGACCTGACCTTCGACCACGTCATCCCGCGCGCCCATGGCGGCGAGACCACCTGGGAGAATGTCGTGGCAGCCTGCTCGCCTTGCAATCTGCGCAAGGGCAGCAAGCTTCCGAAGCAGGCAAGCATGTTCCCGGCGCAGAAGCCCTATCAGCCGACGGTGCAGGATCTGCACAATAACGGCCGGCTGTTCCCGCCGAACTACCTGCATGAAAGCTGGCTCGACTATCTCTATTGGGATACCGAACTGCAGCCCTGA
- a CDS encoding HhH-GPD family protein (PFAM: HhH-GPD family protein~SMART: HhH-GPD family protein~KEGG: rec:RHECIAT_CH0004055 DNA-3-methyladenine glycosidase II protein) produces MQIIRNEDDVRQGLEALLRLDPRLAPVVTEAGPIPLRLREPGFAGLAHIIVSQMVSRASAEAIWRRMLPADGSLTAEGYALLHAEAWREFGLSRAKAETLSLIAEAVASGRLDLSGLCLKPPGEALGELTALKGVGPWTAEVYLMFCGGHADVFPAGDVALQNAVGAAFGLAARPQAKALAELSEVWSPWRSVAARLFWAYYATRMRRDMVPIG; encoded by the coding sequence GTGCAGATCATCCGCAACGAAGATGACGTCAGGCAGGGGCTCGAAGCGCTGCTTCGCCTCGATCCGCGCCTTGCGCCTGTAGTCACTGAGGCCGGGCCTATTCCGCTGCGGTTGCGCGAGCCCGGCTTTGCCGGTCTTGCCCATATCATCGTCTCGCAGATGGTGTCGCGCGCCAGCGCCGAGGCGATCTGGCGGCGCATGCTGCCGGCGGACGGTTCGCTGACGGCCGAAGGTTACGCACTGCTTCACGCCGAGGCGTGGCGCGAATTCGGTCTGTCGCGCGCCAAGGCCGAGACGCTGTCGCTGATTGCCGAAGCGGTCGCCTCCGGCCGTCTCGATCTCTCCGGGCTCTGCCTGAAGCCGCCGGGCGAGGCGCTTGGCGAACTGACAGCGCTGAAGGGCGTCGGGCCGTGGACGGCAGAGGTCTATCTGATGTTTTGCGGCGGCCACGCCGATGTTTTCCCGGCCGGCGATGTCGCGCTGCAGAATGCCGTCGGGGCGGCATTCGGTCTTGCCGCACGGCCGCAGGCGAAGGCGCTTGCTGAGCTTTCGGAAGTCTGGTCGCCGTGGCGCTCGGTGGCGGCACGGCTTTTCTGGGCCTACTATGCCACGAGGATGCGCCGTGACATGGTGCCGATCGGCTGA